The nucleotide window ACTTGTTCCATCAATCAAGGAACATGCTTTTTCAAGGCAAGTAATCAGTGTTAACTTCTCGTTTCTGAAAGGCAGGCCACCAGGGATGGATTCACTCCAATAGGCACCAATGGAGTAACAACCAATCAACAACAATTTCACAAAAGCCGCTTATACGgatggtgtcaacccatctccatctttaaaatttccccaacctctcATTTCTACCTTGCCAATATATCATTTCAGACCAGCTTTCCGCTTTACTCAGAGACATGGTGCCTGCTCAGTATAGCTCTGCCTTAagcattgattttttaaatttcaaatctGTAGTTCTGGTATCATCGTTCTTTGATAATGGCTTTGTCTATGTCTCATATATTGCCCACTCCTGCCTCATTGTCTAACACAGGTAATTATTTGAATGGAGACATCAGGCAGAAGTGCTGTGATTTCCTAGGTAACACAGCTACTTGGTGGTGCTGCATTTAGCAACTTGGGTGCCTCCTACAACTGAGAAATCAAGAGGCTTGCTTTATAATTAACCCTTCACAGAGTATTAGGACAGAGGCAGCCCTGTATTATATGTAGAACCCCAGATGatttagaaaaagagagagagagagaagcccacTCCCACCAACCCTTGGGGACCCTACAGAGGGCTCCAAAGACTacctctgtacaggagcagagagtTTAACTTTTCTCCTAGTTCCTTTACAGGCCTCTTAAAATCAAGGGACCCGTTTCTGAAACTGGCCAGAGGGAAGGAAAAGAAATGCTCTGCTTCTGCCATCACCAAAGAAGAGAAACAAGAGCCCCTTATCTTTGCATAATAAGCCCTGAAGCCATTTCTAACTGCTTTCTCTGGTTAAACCGGTTCTGGGTGGTGTTTGTAAATTCTGTTTATGTTGGTAAGCATTCGGGAAGAAGAGGGTTTCTATAAGCTGCACCCTGGAGGGTCCTAACCTAGAAATGGGGAGGATGCTCATTCACATATAGAATAGCTACAGGCCGTTTACTGTCGGAGGAGGTGCCGACACTTGGACCCATCAGCACTCTTTATTCATAGTGGAAACCTTCTAGATCAGGtgtctggtaaaagcatggacacccttcccccagaCTGAGTTTCCCAGAAACGGGCTAGTTTTGCGAACAACTGTATCCTCTAAAAGCACAGATCGCCCATATCATTGTTCCTAGAAGCAGAACAGACTGACCTTGTACAATGAGCAGTCACGTACGCCCCATTGAGCAAAACCATACCTTACGTCAATTCTCCAGAAGCTTCAACGGGggcgcgggggggcgggggggggaggaggaggggcgtATAAAAAAACCCCTCAAGCGCTCGCTCCCCTGGCGCGCGGCTTCCGCAGCTTCACTTTACTGCGGGCTGTTGAACCCGTCAGcttgtccccaataaagcctgtttttttttaatctttttattggggctcataaggctcttatcacaatctgtacatacatcaattgagcaaagcacccttatacattcgttgcactcgtcactctcataattcaccttccaattgggttcctggaatcagctgggtttccctttttttcccccatccccctccctccccgatcccacccctggtcccttgatagtttataaataattattatatcttatcttacactccccggcgaaAGCCTGCTTTTTAATCAGTCCTCGGCGAGTATGGTCCGTCTCTTCTCGTTTCGTGCCTCGGTTTACCTAGCATCAGGGTTTTCCAAGCTCGGCACTATTGACATTTTGGACTGACTAATTCTTGACTAAGAGCTCTTGTGACTTGGAGACTAGTTGACAGCATCCCCGGTCTCTTCCCACTCGATACCAGTAGCAACTACCCACCTCTCACGTCACGGCAATCAAAAGATCTCTCCAGACATTGTCAAATGTCCCttgaagagcaaaaaaaaaaaaaaaatgcttcagGTGAGAACCATTCTTTTAGATAAAAAGGAAAAGTTGCCTCTAACCTATTTTTCCTTCTCTGGTCTAGAATGGTGCCCACCTCTTCTTTCCCTGTTTTATCTCTGGTCCTCTCGTAGCTTGATATAATTAGAATCGAGTATGATTAGCATTAGTTACTGACACTCGAGAAAACAACTCCATTACAGAGCTTGCTACATGCTCATCTCCCTCACTGGACCTACGGCTTCACGGGCAAGGACAAGGACTTTATCATGGTCACCAAGCCCACTGTACTTGCTTCAATGTAATTTGCTGTTTCACAAGCAATACCAAAAAGTGGAGCTGTGTCATTTAGATTTCGGATCTAACCTAAACATGTGGAGTCGATTTAAATGATCGCCTCGGGCAATAGGGACTGGGTGAGGTTGTTGGGAAGGAGGGTCTCTACATATCGTGGATTGAGTTCTCAGGTTGTTTCGGAATCTTGAATCAGAGGGTTTGACCACTAAGAGTTAACTAAAAGCAGAGCTTTGTGGGTAGGATGAAGCGCGAGAAAGAAGCACCATTGTTGCTGTCGTCGTTTTACCTTACATGCCACCTGTGCAGCACTGAAGAATTGTCTGCCCGGATTTTAAATTTCCTCCAGTATTTTCCCAGTATTTTCAAGAAGGCTAACAAGTGGTCTTTATTCCCACAAGCAGCCTGGTGGGGAGAAGAGGCTGTGGGGAACAGGATCCCCAAAGTAAGGTAGCCAGGTAGTGGAAACAGCAGGAATGCAGCCGTTGTGAGACTAGTGTAAGCAAGGCAGGCTGACAGTCATTCACCTAGGAGACATTATCATGTGAAAGTTAGTTGCTGTGATTTGCAAAGAAGAAAATGGATTGGAGTAATTCAGTGAATAACAAAGCTAATCTGCTTTgccttttgtctggaagcattcCTGCCGAGTCACTTTACCATCTGAtcctttcctcctttttcagcacctGCTGACTCCCAGCTCAGGAAGCCCAAGTTCATCCACCCAGTATCCTTCGGCAGAGGTTCTATGGTACTGTGGGTCCAGAGAAGTTTAGAACCAAATGAGACCGTGTAGAATAATCTAGTCTAACGCTCTCCCTTCTGTAAGAAAACAGCCACTGAGAGAAGGCAAATGACATTATTATCTCTGTGATGCAGATTCTCCGTGAAACCAATTCCTGATCGTTCTCTCTCCCAGTCCGCCCCATTCTGCTCCATCCTGGAAACAACAACACCCCCAAACGAAAAACTAAAGACGTGAACTTCATACACACGGAAGGTTAAAGTGTGTGCTGGAACAAAGCCTGTTCAAAAGCAAGTGAATGATTTTAAATAGCACCGTAACACCCACCTCCACAGCTTCGGACATGGGTGAGACGCTGTTGATCTTTCTAGAGCCCACGCGGAACTTGGCAGCTTTGTAGATCTTCCAGTAGACAAAGAGCACCACGCAGAGGGGCAGGTAGAAGGCGCCCACGGTGGAAAACACGGTGTAGGACGGCTCGTGGCTCACCTGGCACTCCTCGCTGCCCTCCGAGTAGGTCTCCCCCCAGCCGAAGAGCAAGGGGGCCAGGGAGATGACCGCCGAGAGGACCCACGTGAGCGCGATCATGATATTGGAGACCCGCTGACGGGCGCGGAGTGTGTACTCCAGGTGGCGGGTGATGGACCAGTAGCGATCCAGAGCGATGGCAGTCACGTTCCAGATGCTGGCCGTGCAGCAGAGCACATCGCAAGCGATCCAGAGCTGGCACAGCCGCCGGCCCAGATGCCAGCGGCGCCCGGAGAGCTCGTGTACCAGGCTCAAAGGCATGACCAGGGCGGCCACCAGGACGTCCGAGATGGCCATGGAGGCCACCAGGTTGTGCGGCACACGGTGGAAGGTACGTACCCTCAGGATGGTGGCCAGCACCAGCAGGTTCCAGGCGAACGTGGCCGCCACCAGAGAGCCCAACAAGGTCAGAACTAGCACCCCGAAGACCGAGAGAAGGTGCGGTTGGGGGCGCTGATCTTCCACGCCCAGGCTGCAGTTGGCCTccgagggtgaaggggtggagatggGAAAGTCGGTTAGGTTCCCAGGCACATCCATGGCTGGCTTAGAACACCCGCCCACGGAG belongs to Tenrec ecaudatus isolate mTenEca1 chromosome 5, mTenEca1.hap1, whole genome shotgun sequence and includes:
- the HTR5A gene encoding 5-hydroxytryptamine receptor 5A, which translates into the protein MDVPGNLTDFPISTPSPSEANCSLGVEDQRPQPHLLSVFGVLVLTLLGSLVAATFAWNLLVLATILRVRTFHRVPHNLVASMAISDVLVAALVMPLSLVHELSGRRWHLGRRLCQLWIACDVLCCTASIWNVTAIALDRYWSITRHLEYTLRARQRVSNIMIALTWVLSAVISLAPLLFGWGETYSEGSEECQVSHEPSYTVFSTVGAFYLPLCVVLFVYWKIYKAAKFRVGSRKINSVSPMSEAVEVKDTAQQPQTVFTARHNTVTFQTEGDTWREQKEQKAALMVGILIGVFVLCWIPFFITELISPLCSCDIPAIWKSIFLWLGYSNSFFNPLIYTAFNKNYNNAFKNFFSRQH